A window of Variovorax paradoxus EPS genomic DNA:
CTGGGCTTCCAGGGCAAGTACGCCATCGACGGCACCGAGAAGCTGGCTTATCTCACCGCGCGCGTGGGCGACGAGATCGCCAACGCCCGCGGCAAGCGCACGCCTTTCGCACCGCACTGGCCGCTGCCCGACCTGATCTCGCACTCGCTCAAGCGCGAGGCGCCGCAGTGGGTGGTGGCCGCACTGTTCGCGCTCATCGGACTGCTCGGCTTCATCGGCCTCTCGGCCCACATCGGCAGCACCACGCAGGGCACGCTCGCGAGCTACCAGGACATCGTGAAGCTCGGCCCGCGCCAGGCCAACCTGACGATCTCGCTGCCATGACGACGCGGCTCGACCTGCCGGCCCTGCTGGCCCCGATCTCGGAAGCCTCGCCCTGCGGCGAGGACATGCTGTTCTCGCGGCAGTTCGACGCCATTCAAGAGGCGCGCAAGCACGACGACCCGTCGCTCGAGCAGGGCGAGTGGGTCATCGAGCTGAAGGAAGCCAACTGGCCCTTCGTGATCTCCGAGTGCGAGAAGCTGCTGCGCGACTCCACCAAGGACCTGCGGCTTGCCGTGTGGCTCACCGACGCGCTGGCCAGCCAGCGCGGCTTCGAGGGCCTGGCCGATGGCTACCGCCTGCTCACCGGCCTCTGCCAGCAGTACTGGGACCAGCTGCATCCGCTGCCCGAGGGCGGCGACATCGAGATGCGCGTGGGCAACGTCACGTGGCTGATCGGGCGTTCCGTCGAACTGCTGCAGCGCGCGCCCATCGTGAGCGATGCCCACACCGGCTACGGCGCACTGGTCTGGGAGACCGCACTCGCGCTCGACCAGAGCATCCGCCGCACGCCCGCGCAGGCCGACGAGTTGCAGCGCAACAAGGTGACGGTCGAGCAATTCGACCGCATCCGCCGCGCAACGCCCGCCAAGTTCCTGCAGAAGACGCATCGCGACGTGCAGGCCTGCGAGCAGGCGCTGGCCGAGTTCGAGGCCGTGTTCGACGAACGCACCGCCTCCAACGGCCCGAGTTTCCGCGCCGCCAAGGATGCGGCCGCGGCCATCCGCCAGACGGTCGAGCGCTTCGCGCGCGAAGCAGGCGTGCCGATGGACAGCGGCGCGCCGACCGCGCCCGCAGCAGCGCCGGCCGCCGCCGGTACGCCCGCGCCCTCGCGCATCGAGCCGGTGTTCGATGCCGTGGTGCCGCATCACGCGCCGGCGGCGGCACCCGCCGCGCTGCCGCCCGGCATCCACAGCCGCGCACAGGCCATTGCCCAGCTCAAGGAAGTGGCGGCGTATTTCGAGAAGACCGAGCCTTCGAGCCCCGCTGCCTACATGGCGAACAAGGCCGCGCGTTGGGCCGACATGCCGCTGCACGCGTGGCTGCGCAACGTGATCAAGAACGAGCAGGAACTGGCCCAGTTGGTGGACCTGCTCGACCTGCCCAAGAACGACGACGAGTCGCGCTGAACGGCAACCCGCGAACGCAGGTCGCCGAGCGCCCGATCGTCAGGTCCGCCCGACCCGGAACTCGATGCGCCGGTTGCGTGAGCGGCCTTCGTCGGTCGCGTTGTTCGCCACCGGCTGATCCGGACCGACGCCCGAGGTCGTGAGCGTCATCGGATCGATCCCCTTGCCCACGAGATAACCCTTCACCGCCTCGGCGCGCGACTGGCTCAGCGCCAGGTTCGACGCCCGGCTGCCGGCGTTGTCGGTGTGGCCGATCACCGCCACCGACTTGTTCGTGAGCTTCTGCAGGATCGGCGCCATTTCGTCGAGGATGTCTCGGCCCTTGCGCGTGAGCGTGGCGCTGCCCAGTTCGAACTCGATGGTGCGGTTGGCCAGCGCCTGGTCGACCGTGATCTGCTCCGACACCGGCACGCGCAGGCTGTTCTTGATGGTGTAGGTCGGGTTGAGCGAATTGGCCATGTCGCTCACGATCTTCTGGCGCAGCGCTTCGTTGCCGACCTCGCCGCTCAACGCCATCTGCGTGCCC
This region includes:
- the tssA gene encoding type VI secretion system protein TssA, with the translated sequence MTTRLDLPALLAPISEASPCGEDMLFSRQFDAIQEARKHDDPSLEQGEWVIELKEANWPFVISECEKLLRDSTKDLRLAVWLTDALASQRGFEGLADGYRLLTGLCQQYWDQLHPLPEGGDIEMRVGNVTWLIGRSVELLQRAPIVSDAHTGYGALVWETALALDQSIRRTPAQADELQRNKVTVEQFDRIRRATPAKFLQKTHRDVQACEQALAEFEAVFDERTASNGPSFRAAKDAAAAIRQTVERFAREAGVPMDSGAPTAPAAAPAAAGTPAPSRIEPVFDAVVPHHAPAAAPAALPPGIHSRAQAIAQLKEVAAYFEKTEPSSPAAYMANKAARWADMPLHAWLRNVIKNEQELAQLVDLLDLPKNDDESR
- a CDS encoding OmpA family protein; this translates as MKSYLRVLSFTLGLVMVGAVQAQTAAAPGARVETTPAASAKGEQVVAGGQVPDEATRVAVIEALRRIYGPSGVVDKIEVVNTVSMPANWSANVQRLITPALKDIHRGQFQIEGTQMALSGEVGNEALRQKIVSDMANSLNPTYTIKNSLRVPVSEQITVDQALANRTIEFELGSATLTRKGRDILDEMAPILQKLTNKSVAVIGHTDNAGSRASNLALSQSRAEAVKGYLVGKGIDPMTLTTSGVGPDQPVANNATDEGRSRNRRIEFRVGRT